The Bradyrhizobium sp. WSM471 genome includes the window GTGCCGATCGGCAATGCCGCGATGGACGATCGTACCTTCATCGAATGGGACAAGGACGATGTCGACGCGCTCAGCATGATGAAGGTCGACGTGCTCGCGCTGGGCATGCTGACCTGTATCCGCAAGTGCTTTGATCTGATCGAGCAGCACAAGGGCGAACGCTGGATGCTGGCGAGCGTGCCGCAGGATGATTCCAAAGTCTACGACATGCTGTGCGACGGGGAGTCGCTCGGCGTGTTCCAGGTCGAGAGCCGCGCGCAGATGAACATGTTGCCCCGGCTGAAGCCACGGACCTTCTACGATCTCGTGATCGAGGTCGCGATCGTGCGGCCGGGACCGATCCAGGGCGACATGGTGCATCCCTATTTGCGGCGGCGGAACGGCTTGGAAAAAGTGAACTATCCATCGCCGTCACCGGAGCATGGCGACAAGGACGAGCTTTACAGAGTGTTGCACAAGACGCTCGGCGTGCCCTTGTTCCAGGAGCAGGCGATGCGGATCGCGATCGAGGCCGCGAAGTTCACGCCGGAGGAAGCCAACGGCCTCCGCCGTGCGATGGCAACGTTCCGCAATGTCGGCACCATCGGCAGGTTCGAAGACAAGATGATCGGCAACATGATCGCGCGCGGTTATGCGCCTGATTTTGCCAGAAACTGTTTCGAACAGATCAAGGGTTTTGGCAGCTACGGTTTTCCGGAGAGCCATGCCGCAAGCTTCGCGCAGCTTGTCTATATCTCCTCATGGCTGAAGCATTATCACCCTGATGCATTCTGCTGCGGACTCCTGAACTCGCAGCCAATGGGCTTTTACGCCCCGGCGCAAATCGTCAGCGACGCCCGCAAGAACGGGGTCGAGGTGCGCGATATCGACGTGTCCTGCAGCTTTGCTCAGAACACGCTGGAAGAAGGAAGTGGCAAATATTGCGCCGTGCGTCTGGGCTTCCGCCAGATCGACGGTTTTCATTGGCTCGATGAGGATGAGGAGCGCTTGAAATGTCTCCAATCGTCATTCCCCATTGCGCAATTGCGCAATGTGGGCGCGCCGCTTGGTGCGAGCGCGGAATCCATCGGACCGCGTACGCCTGGAGGCGTGGATTCCGGGTTCGACGCTCATGCCTCGTCCCGGAATGACAAGACGAAAGACTGGGCCGACCGCATCGTCGCCGCCCGCAACCGCCGGCCCTTCACATCGTTGGAAGACTTCGCCCGCGACACCGGCCTGCCCAAGCGCGCGCTGATCCTGCTGGCGGATGCCGACGCGTTCCGCTCGCTCGGGCTCGACCGCCGCGAGGCGCTGTGGCAGGTGCGTCGCCTGCCCGACGATGTTCCGCTGCCGCTGTTCGAGGTGGCCACCGCACGCGAGCAGCCGGACGAGCACGCCAGGCCGTTGCCGGTGATGCCGCGCGCCGAACAGGTGGTCGCGGACTACCAGACCATTCGCCTTTCGCTCAAAGGCCATCCGATGGAATTTTTGCGCGAGATGTTTACGCGCGAGCGCATCGTTGCCTGCAAGGACATCAATCATGAGAACGAGCGGCGCCGCGTCCGCTGTGCCGGCGTCGTGCTGGTACGGCAGCGGCCGGGCAGCGCCAGCGGCGTCGTGTTCATGACACTGGAGGACGAAACCGGCATCGCCAATGTCGTGGTGTGGCCGAAGATCATGGAGCAGTACCGGAAGGAGGTGATGGGCGCGCGCCTCATCCTGGTCGAGGGCTACATCCAGAGCAGCCCCGAAAAGGTGACGCACCTCATTGCCCAGCGCATGATCGACCGCTCGCACGATCTGGTCGGCCTCGCCAACGACGCCCTCGGCCGCAAGCATCCGGTGCCGGCAGGCGCCACCGTGGTCGAACCGCTTAACGACGATCCCCGCGCTCACACCGATGCGCCCGCTCAAAAACTTCGCCACCCCCGCAACGTCCGCATCCTGCCGCCGTCGCGCGATTTCCATTGAGGGTGTGGGCCGCGCCGCTCTCGCACCGTCACCCTGAGGTGGCCGCTTCTTCGGCGGCCCTCGAAGGGCGACGGCCCGGCTGCCAGCTCGGCCATTCATCCTTCGAGGCTCTTCTTGCGATGCTTTGCATCGCAAGCTTCGCACCTCAGGATGACGGAAAGGCAGGGACGCGCATGCTCGCCTAAAAATTCACCCGGTTCGAGATCGCGCCGTCCACGACGAGATTGGAGCCCGTGGTGAACCCCGACACCGGGCTTGCCAGAAACACCGCCGCGCTCGCGATCTCCTGCGGCGTCGCCATGCGGCCGGTGGGGTTACGCTTCATCGCATCATTGTAGCGCTCGGGCATGTTCTGCTCGATCGTATTCCAGACGCCGCCCTTGAAGTAGACGGTGCCGGGCGAGACCACGTTGACCCGGATCTTCTTCTTCGCGTACTGCCGCGCCAGCCCCTTGGCCATGTGGATCAGTGCCGCCTTGATCGGGCCGTACGAGCTCGCCGTGTCCGCTTGCGCCGCGGAGATCGATGAGATGATCACGAAGGCGGCGTCGCCGCCCTTGTCGCCGCTGGCCTCGAGGAACGGCCGCGCGGCGTCGAACGCATGCACGGCGCCGAGCAGGTCGAGCCGAAAATTTTGTTCCCACGATGCGGCGTCATGGCCCTGCGCCATCGCGCCCGCGTTGGAGAACAGCATGTCGATGCCGCCAAGCTCTTTTGCCGCGCTCTCGATCCAGGATTTCAGTGCCGCGCCGTCGGTGACATCGACGGGGCCGCCGGTCGCGCGGATCCCGCCGGCCTTCAACTCCGTAACGGTAGCGGCAACCTGATCGGCGTTGCGTGCACACACCGCGACATTGCTGCCTTCGCCGGCCAGCGTCGCCGCAATCGCCCGCCCGATGCCGCGCGTGCCGCCAAGCACGACGGCGTTCTTGCCCTTGAGACCGAGATCCATTGTTGGTTTTCCTTTGTTGGTCGTGCGCACCGTTGGGACGAGTGAAGCGCAGTGTCTCCCCAATGTCGTCCTGGCGAAAGCCAGGATCCATTACCACAGGCCGCAGTCGTTACGCGATGCTGTGGCCAGGGCATATCGCAACAACAATCGACCGGGACAATGGGTCCTGGCTTTCGCCAGGACGACACTGAGCATGTGGTCGATCGCGCCGCTCACATCGACGGCCCTCATTCCGGTGCCGCCCCCACCGGTGGGCCGCCGGGCGGGCGGTGCAGGAATGTCAGCGAGACGTAGGCGCCGGCCCAGGAGCCGATCGCCGCGAAGGCCACATAGAAGGCGTTTTCGGTGTAGCTGATCACCGCATAGGAGGAGAGCATGTACCAGACCGCGCTCCAGTTCGCCGCGGGCACGCGCTTGCGCGCGATCACGGCCGAGGTGAACATGACATAGACCGCGTCGGTGGCCGCCGTTGCGATGAACACGGCGCCTGCGGTGAGGGGGTCGATGGCGGCCATTGCATGTCCTTGTGTGCTAATGCGATGGTCGCAAACTAAAGGGAGAGAAGGGTCATGCAAAGCCCCGCCGAAATTCTCAGTGGCATCTGGACCGCCGCCGGCGGTGACGCCGCCGCGCTTGCACGCGTGCGGCTGACGGGCGAGGAGCCGCAAATCCCGTCTTCGTTCCGCGTCGCAATTGCCGGCCAGACGACGATCGCCGCCGCCGGCCTTGCCGCCGCCGAAATCTGGAGATTGCGCAGCGGCGAGGCGCAGGACGTTAGCGTCGACCTGCGCCATGCCGTCGCCGAATGCCGCTCCGAGCGCTACTTGCGCGTCGACGACAAGCCGCCGCCGCCCGCCTGGGACGCCATCGCCGGCGTCTACAGAACCGGCGACAACCGCTTCGTCCGCTGCCACACCAATTTTCCACATCATCGCGACGCCGTCTGCAAGGTCCTCGGCTGCGAACCCGCACGCGAGAAGGTGCAGGCCGTATTGATGCAATGGAAGGGCGAGGATTTCGAGACTGCGGCTTACGCCGCGGGCGGCGTCGTTGCCTTGATGCGCTCCTACGACGAATGGTCGGCGCTGCCGCAGGCCCGCGCGCTCGCCGAATTGCCGCTGGTCTCGATCGAGAAGATCGGCGAGGCCCCGCCAAAGCCGTGGCCGCAACGACCGCCAAAAGGCGATCGCCCGCTCGCGGGCCTGCGCGTGCTCGATCTCTCTCGCGTCATCGCGGGCCCCGTCGCCGGCCGCACGCTCGCTGCGCACGGCGCCGATGTGCTGCTCGTGTCAGGCCCCGCGCTGCCGGCCATTCCGTGGCTGACCGTCGACACCGGCCGCGGCAAGCTCACCACCTTCATCGAGTTGAAGAGTGAGGCCGGCAGAGCGCAGATGCGCGCGCTGTTGAAGGACGCCGACATCTTCTCGCAAGGCTATCGCCCGCGCGCGCTCGCCGCTCTCGGCTTTACGCCGGAGGACGCGGCGACAATCAATCCCGGCATCGTCTACGTGACGTTGTCGGCCTATGGCCATGCCGGTCCCTGGGCGGAACGGCGCGGCTTCGATTCGCTGGTGCAGACCACGACCGGCTTCAACCATGCCGAGGGACAGGCTGCTGGCATCGATGGGCCAAAGGAATTGCCGGCGCAGATGCTCGACCACGCCACCGGCTATCTGATGGCGTTCGGCGCGATGATGGCCAAGGCCTGCCAGGCCCGCGAAGGCGGCAGCTGGCACGTGCGCGTGTCGCTGGCGCAGACCGGGCGCTGGCTGTGGAATCTCGGACGGCTCGAAAATGGCCTGAACACCCCGGACATTACGGGCGAGGCCGTACATGCTGCATTCATCGAGAGCATGCCATCTGGCTTCGGCACGTTGAAGGCGGTGCGCCATTCAGCACTGCTGTCGAAGACGCCGGCGCAATGGAGCCGTCCGGCGATGCCGCTCGGCAGTCATCCGGCAGAGTGGCCCGTGACAAGCTGACGTGAAGCTGACGTGTCGCAAATTTTTAACGCAAACCGAAAGGCGCCCCGCGTTTTTTAGGTTGTTTGAAATCACAATTCGGCACTATTAGCGCGACCGATGACGCCGGCATCCGCCAATATCATCGCAGACATGACCGGGCCTCATGGTAGTCGAAAATACCAAGCGATTGCAGGTGCTTACAAAACAACGGGTGATTACATCCGTAGTTTTACTAGCTCTTGCCGGTGCCGGGGCCTACGGCTTCCTCCATGCGGGAGCCAAGGAGAAGAGCCACTCCGAGATCTCCAGCCAGTCGCGCAGAAATGCGCAGAACTTCACGCCGACGCCGTCGGAATGGGCGACGCTGACGATCGAGCCGGTCAAGGCCAAGACCTTCCGTGCCGAGTATGTCACCGAGGGCAAGGTCGCAGTCGACGAGGACCGTTCGACGCCGGTGTTTTCGCCCTATGCGGGGCGAGTGACCAAGCTGCTCGCCAAGCCCGGCGAGGTGCTGAAGCAAGGCCAACCGCTGTTCACAATCGAGGCCGCCGACACCGTGCAGGCCCAGAACGATTTCATTGCAGCGATGAGCTCGCAGAATAAGGCGAAGTCGGCGATCGATCTTGCCGATATCCAGTTCAAGCGTGCCAAGGACCTCTACGAGGGCCATGCCATCCCCCTGAAGGACTATCAGCAGGCGGAAGCGACCCAGGTTCAGGCGCAGAACGACATGCGCTCCTCGGCGACGGCGCTGGAAGCCGCGCGCAACAAGCTGCGTATCCTCGGCTTCACGGATCAGACCATCAAGGCGTTCCAGGACAAGGGCGTCATCAACCCGGAAGTCACGATCTATTCGCCGATCGCGGGCACGGTCGTGCAGCGTAAGATCGGCCCCGGCCAGTACGTCAATTCCGGCGCCAGCGATCCGGTCTTCGTGGTCGGCGACCTCTCCTCGGTCTGGCTCACCGCCTTCGTGCGCGAGAGCGATGCGGCTGCCGTGTGCGTCGGGCAGGACATCACCGTCAACGTGATGGCGCTGCCGGGCCGTCCCTTGACCGCCAAGGTCAACTACGTCGCCGCCGCGATCGATCCGAACACCCGTCGCCTGCTGGTCCGCGCCACCATCGACAACAAGGACGGTCTGCTGAAGCCGGAGATGTTCGCCAACGTCACAATCTATTCGTCCGGCGACCGCGCCGCGCCGGCGGTACCGAAGCAGGCCTTGATCTACGAAGCCGACAAGGTCCGACTTTGGGTCGCACGCGACGACAAGTCGGTCGAGCTGCGCGAGATCAAGATCGGTCTCATCAATGGCAACCTCGTCGAGGTCACCAGCAATCTCAAGCCCGGCGAGCAGGTGGTCACCAAAGGCAGCCTGTTCATCGACCGCGCGGCGTCCGGCAGCTGATCGACGGGCCGGAAAAAGACAAGCTGAAGACCTGAATGGATCGCCTCGTCGCCCTTGCCGTCAACCGGCGCTTCCTGATGGTCGGGATGTTCGTCGCCGTGCTCATCGGCGGCCTGATCGCGTTCAACCAGCTCAACATCGAGGCTTATCCCGATCCGACCCCGCCGATGGTCGACATCGTGACGCAGAGTCCGGGCCTGTCGGCGGAGGAGATCGAGCGCTACATCACGATTCCGATCGAGACCCAGGTCGCAGGTCTGAAGAACCTCACGACCATTCGCACCATCTCGCTCTACGGCCTCTCCGACGTCAAACTGCAGTTCTCCTTCGCTTACACCTATGACGAGGCGTTGCAGCAGGTCTTGAACCGCCTGGCGCAGCTCGCGCCACTGCCCGGCAACGTGCAGCCGCAGATCTCGCCGCTCAGTCCAATTGGCGAAATCTTCCGCTACCGTCTCGTCGGCCCGCCGAATTACAGCGTGCTCGACCTCAAGACCATCCAGGACTGGATTCTCCAGCGGCGCTTCCGTGCCGTGCCCGGCGTAATCGACGTCACCGGGTGGGGCGGCAAGAGCAAGACCTACGAGCTCCAGGTCGACTTCAACAAGCTGGTCGCCAACGGCCTGACGCTGCCGCAATTGCTTCAGGCGGTCGGCAATTCCAACGTCAATGTCGGCGGCAACACCGTCAATATCGGTCAGCAATCGGCCGTGGTGCGCGGCGTCGGCCTGATCCGCTCGATCGACGACCTCGCCAACACCATGGTCTCGCAGACCAACGGCAATCCGGTGCTGGTCAAGGACGTCGCCACCGTCACCGTCGGCCAGAAGCCACGTCTCGGCATTGCCGGCCTCGACGAGGCCGACGACATCGTGCAAGGCATCGTCCTGATGCGTCGTGGCGAGCAGAGCTCGCCGACCATCAAGCGCGTGCACCAGCTCGTTCAAACCATCAACGACTCCAGCATCCTGCCGCCCGGCGTGCGTATCGAGCGCATCTACGACCGTGGCGACCTGATCGACCTCACGACCCACACCGTGCTGCACAACATGGTGATCGGCATTCTGCTGATCGTGCTGCTGCAGTGGATCTTCCTCGGCGATCTCCGCAGCGCGCTGATCGTCGGCGCCACCATTCCGTTCGCGCTGTTCTTCGCGGTGATCATCCTGGTGCTGCGTGGGGAATCGGCGAACCTGCTGTCGGTCGGCGCGATCGATTTCGGCCTGATCGTCGATGCCACCGTCATCATGGTCGAGGCAATCTTCCGGCGCCTGACCCAGACGACGCCGATGTCGGAATCCGAACAGATGTCGTCCGAGACGCTGTTCGGCATGAAAAGCCACGCCATCCTCAGCGCGGCGGCCGATGTCTCACGTTCGATCTTCTTCGCCGCGGCGATCATCATCGCGGCCTTCCTGCCGCTGTTCACGCTCTCCGGCGTCGAGGGCAACATCTTCGGGCCGATGGCGCGCACCTATGCCTACGCGCTGGCCGGCGGTCTGCTTGCGACCTTCACCGTCACTCCGGCGCTGTCCTCGATCATCCTGCCCGCGCACGTCAGGGAGACCGAGACCAGGGTGATGCTGATCCTGCATCGGATCTACATGCCGGTGCTGCATTGGGCGGTCGCCAACCGCGGCATCATGCTCGGTGGCGCGTTCGGCCTCGTGCTGATGACGGTTGCGCTCAGCCGGTTGCTTGGCCTCGAATTCCTGCCGAAGCTGGAGGAGGGCAATCTCTGGATCCGCGCCACGCTGCCGCCGACCATCTCGCTCCAGGAAGGCAACTCCTACGTCAACGAGATGCGCAAGGTGATCCGCGCGCGGCCTGAAGTGGAATCCGTGGTGTCGCAGCACGGCCGCCCCGATGACGGCACCGACGCCGCCGGCTTCTTCAACGCCGAGTTCTTCGCGCCGCTCAAGCCCGCGAGCCAATGGCCCGGCACCCGCGACAAGGAAGAGCTGACCGCGCAGCTGCTCAAGCAGCTCGACGATCGCTTCCCCGGCGTCGAGTTCAACTTCTCGCAATATCTCCAGGACAACGTCTCCGAAGCCGTCTCCGGCGTGAAGGGCGAGAACTCGATCAAGCTGTTCGGCAGCGATCTCCAGGCGCTGACCGACACCGCCAACAAGATCAAGTCGGTGCTGGCAACCGTGCAGGGCGTCACCGACCTTGCCGTGTTCACCTCACTGGGGCAGCCGACCATCCAGATCGACATCAACCGTGCCAAGGCCGCGCGCTATGGCCTTGCGCCGGGCGACATCAACGCTACCATCAAGGTCGCGATCGGCGGCGACACCGCCGGCGACATCTACGAGGCCGGAAGCGACCGCCACTTCCCGATCATCGTTCGTCTTGCGCCGGAATTCCGCAGGAGCGCAGAGGCGATCCAGAATTTGCGGATCGGCGCGCCCGGACCGAACGGCACCGTCACGCAGATCCCCCTGAGCGAGGTCGCCACCATCAGCCTGGTCTCGGGTGCCGCCTACATTTATCGCGAGCAGCAGGAGCGCTATCTCCCGATCAAGTTCTCGGTACGTGAACGCGACCTCGGCAGCGCCATCCGCGAGGCGCAGCAGAAGATCGCCGATCAAGTGCAGCTGCCGCCCGGCGCGCACATGGACTGGGTCGGCGAATTCGGCAATCTCCAGGACGCGATCCGGCGATTGTCGATCGTGGTGCCGATCTCGCTCGCGCTGATCGGCGTCCTGCTCTGGTTCAATTTCGGCTCGATGACCGACACGCTGCTCGCCATGAGCGTGATCCCGATGGCGATCTTCGGCGGCGTGCTCGGTCTCTTGATCACCGGCACCGCCTTCAGTGTCTCGGCGGCGATCGGCTTCATCGCGCTGTTCGGTATCGCCGTGATGGACGGCATCATCATCCTGTCGCAGTTCAACCAGCTCATCGAAGAGGGCATGGACCGCATGAGCGCGGTGATACGCACCGGCGAATTGCAGCTTCGGCCGGTGCTGATGACCTGCGTCGTCGCCGGCATCGGCCTGTTGCCGGCCGCGCTGTCGGAAGGCATCGGCTCGCAGGTGCAGAAGCCCCTCGCGGTGGTCGTGGTGACTGGCATGATGCTGGCGCCGGTCGTGATCCTGGTGACGCTGCCGGTGCTGATCTCCTTCTTCTCCCGCCGCGCACGCTGACGTCAAAACCCGTAGAGTTGCGCCGGGTTATCGACCAGGATCTTCTTGCGTACATCCGCATCCGGCGCCCACACCGGAAGCTGGTTGAGCAGGCGGCCGTCGTCGATCTGGTAAAGCGGCGCGATGTCGGTGGCTTTGCGTCCCTCGACACGGCTCGAATCCGGATGCGGCCAATCAGTCCCCCAGACGATGCGGTCCGCATTCGCCGCGATCAGTGCGCGCGCATAGGGCGCCATGTCCTGATAGTCGGGCGCCAGCTTCGAGGAGCGATAGGCGCCGGAAATCTTAACATAGGCCTTGCCGGATTTCACCAGCGCGACCAGGTCGGCAAATCCCGGCTGCTCCAGCCCAAGCGAGGCCTCGAGGCCGCCGAAATGGTCGAATACGACGGGGACCGGCGCCGTCTCGACGAGGTCCTTGATCGCGGAGATCATGGGAAGCGTGGTGTAGAGCTGCACGTGCCAGCCGCGCGCCTTCATGCGCTCGACTGCGGCGGTGAAGCGCGGCCGGCCGACATTGGGGTCGTTGACGCCGCCGGTCGCGAGATTGAGGCGGACACCGCGAAAGCCGTCTGTTTGCATCGTGTCGAGCTGGGCGTCGGTCGTTTTGTCGTCGATCACGGCGACCCCGCGCGCGGCCGCGCCACGCGCCTTCATGCCGAACAGCGTCGAGGAATTATCGGTGCCGTAGACACTCGGTGTCACGATCACCACGCGCTCGATATGCAGTGCCTTGTGCAACGCGGCCATTTCTTCGGGGCTCGCCGGCTCCGGCGTGTAGACGCGGCCGGCAAAAAACGGAAACTTCTCGACATCGCCATGGATGTGGGTGTGACAGTCGCAGGCATGGGCAGGGACGTCGAAATTGACCGGCGTGGCGGGCTGCGCGGCACGTGCGTGGGCTTTGTTGGACATGGCAACTCCGGCGGCAAGGGAGGCAAGCAGGACGCTGCGTCGGCTGAGCATGGTTTCTCTCCCTGTTTTGTTATTTGGCAGTGGCGTCGCGACAGTATCACATCAGCCCGGCAGCCGCTGCGCTTCGCTGCATAGCTGCTCGACGAGGCCCACAAGAGGGCGTGAGCCGTCGACGCGCACGATCGGGCAGGGCAGCTTCGCGAGCCACGCCTCATCTTTTGCGAGACTGCGGCCGTCGCGATCGCCGGCTTCGTAGTGCGAGGCCCAGTCGACGAACGACTCCGCCTCCTCATGACGCCAGCCGCCCTGTGCGACGGCATCCGCTCCGAAATGCGCAGCCTCGCGGCCACGCAGGCGCTGCAAGCGAAGCTCGCGCGGCGTCCTCACAAAGACGACGAGATCGAAGAATGGGACGAGCTCGTCGCCCCAGCCGGTGACGGTTCCGCTCAGCACCCAATCGAGCCGCGGCAGAAACATCTCGCGCATCAGCCGCAAACGTTCGGCGGCAGGGCGTGTCGTCTGGTAGGGCGGCGCGGTCGGCAGCCAAAAATAATCATCACTGTCGTGATGCGGCAACGCCAGCCGGCTCGCGAGCGCGCGGCCGATGGTCGTCACGCCGGAGCCCGAAGCTCCCATCAGATGGATGCGGCGGCTTTTCATGTTCACGTCCAGCGACTGCCCGAACCGATTTCGCGGGTGGGCGGCGTGCTGCCTCAAGCCGCTCGGCGGCGCTTCGACATTCGCCCGCTTGTCGCGGGTTGGGCGGACAATGTCAGGCCTAACGCTCCGACAATGCGCATGACCGTGCCAAACTCAGGATTCCCGGTCTCTCCGAGCGCCTTGTACAGGCTTTCGCGGTTCAAGCCGGCTTTCTTCGCGATCGCGCTCATGCCGCGCGCACGAGCGACAAGGCCGAGTGCGTCGCGCACGAAATCAGCATCGCCGGTCTCCAATGCGGCCGCAATATAGGCGGCCTGACGTTCTTCTGTGTTGAGATAGTCGGCGGCGTCGAAGCGCGTCGTCCTGGATGCCGCCTTGACGGTCGTTTTCGCTGCCTTTGGCATCACATTGTCTCCGCCAGTTGCTGGGCTAGCTTGATGTCCTGTCGCTGCGTGCTCTTGTCCCCGCCACACAGCAGGATCACAATCTGCGTTCCGCGCTGCACATAGTAGATCCGATAGCCGGTCCGTGGTCGATGCGCATTTCCCGGACGTTGCGACCGACGCTCTTGCTGTCGCCGGGATTGCCCATCTCCATGCGGCGAACGCGGGCCGTGATCCGGGCAACCGCGCTGGCGTCCTTGAGGCGGGTCAGCCACTCCGAAAAATGCTCGGTTTGCCTCACCTCGATCATGAGGTGCAAATGTAGCCCATGGGCTACAAAATGTTAAAGGAGGGTGGCGCGCCTGGGCGGTGGAGAGCCCAAAGGCGTTGCGGAAACTACTGCCCGGACGGCGTGCGCAGACCGTGCCAGGCGTCGCGGACCTGATGGTAGTGCACCTCGGGCAGATAGTCCGGCGTGTTCAGGCTCAAGGTCTTGACGTCGAGATGGCCGACGGCGCTGAGCAGCGTGTAGGAGGCGATGACGCGGTCGCGATTGGCGCCGATCAGGCGGGCCTTGGCCTGGATCAAATCGGCCTGCGAGTTCAGCACATCCACCGTTGTGCGCTGTCCGCCGGCCGCCTCGCGCTGCACGCCCTGGAGCGCGACGGTCGCCGCCTTCACTTCGGACTCCGAGGCCGAGACCGCGATCTTGGCGCCTTCATTGGCAACCCAGGCGCTGACCGCCGCGGTGCGCGCCTGATTGCGCACCTGGTCGAGCACGAGCCGGCTCTGCGCCGTGATTTCCTTGGCCTGCCGGGTCTGTGCGGCGGCCTGGCCGCCGTCGTAGATCGGCACGGTGACATTGGCGACGATCGAGGCCTGATCTTCGGCGAAGGTCCCCAGCGTCGGGTCGTTGTTGCGGCTCTTGCTGGCGCTGCCCTGCACGGTGGCGCTCGGCAGCAGCGCGCCTTCGGCGACGCGGATGTTGGTGGAGGCGACATCGACGTCGAAGCCCGCCGCCATCACCGCCGGGTGCTGGCGGATCGCCATCGTCAGCGCGTCTTCGCGGCTCTTCGGCAGATAGCGGTCGA containing:
- a CDS encoding error-prone DNA polymerase, translated to MNTPTYAEIGITTNFSFLRGGSDPRDYVHQASILGIPVIGIADHNTLAGVVRAYKELDNDEVLHKPKLLIGTRIVFIDGTPDILVYPRDRAAYGRLCQLLTRGKRGDDITRIAKGECHLTFADLLAFSEGQLLILTLPHRFDAAQAQDILARLKASRAEGVWLAASLVYRGDDRRRLAQLDDLAAKAKVPLLATNEVLYHHPARRPLQDVLTCIREKTTIEAVGRKLEANAERFLKTPREMARLFRDFPEAIAETMRFADKVTFSLDQLKYQYPDEPVPPGKTAQRHLEDLTWAGVDKYFDGEIDDKLRATLKKELALIAELKYAHYFLTVHDIVQYARSQNILCQGRGSAANSAVCYVLGITSVDPTKVDLLFERFISKERLEPPDIDVDFEHSRREEVMQYVYRRYGRHRAAIIATVIHYRPRSAIRDVGKALGLTEDVTAALADTVWGSWGKGLNDMQVRQAGLDPQNSMINLAVELATELIEFPRHLSQHVGGYVLTQDRLDTYVPIGNAAMDDRTFIEWDKDDVDALSMMKVDVLALGMLTCIRKCFDLIEQHKGERWMLASVPQDDSKVYDMLCDGESLGVFQVESRAQMNMLPRLKPRTFYDLVIEVAIVRPGPIQGDMVHPYLRRRNGLEKVNYPSPSPEHGDKDELYRVLHKTLGVPLFQEQAMRIAIEAAKFTPEEANGLRRAMATFRNVGTIGRFEDKMIGNMIARGYAPDFARNCFEQIKGFGSYGFPESHAASFAQLVYISSWLKHYHPDAFCCGLLNSQPMGFYAPAQIVSDARKNGVEVRDIDVSCSFAQNTLEEGSGKYCAVRLGFRQIDGFHWLDEDEERLKCLQSSFPIAQLRNVGAPLGASAESIGPRTPGGVDSGFDAHASSRNDKTKDWADRIVAARNRRPFTSLEDFARDTGLPKRALILLADADAFRSLGLDRREALWQVRRLPDDVPLPLFEVATAREQPDEHARPLPVMPRAEQVVADYQTIRLSLKGHPMEFLREMFTRERIVACKDINHENERRRVRCAGVVLVRQRPGSASGVVFMTLEDETGIANVVVWPKIMEQYRKEVMGARLILVEGYIQSSPEKVTHLIAQRMIDRSHDLVGLANDALGRKHPVPAGATVVEPLNDDPRAHTDAPAQKLRHPRNVRILPPSRDFH
- a CDS encoding SDR family NAD(P)-dependent oxidoreductase, which gives rise to MDLGLKGKNAVVLGGTRGIGRAIAATLAGEGSNVAVCARNADQVAATVTELKAGGIRATGGPVDVTDGAALKSWIESAAKELGGIDMLFSNAGAMAQGHDAASWEQNFRLDLLGAVHAFDAARPFLEASGDKGGDAAFVIISSISAAQADTASSYGPIKAALIHMAKGLARQYAKKKIRVNVVSPGTVYFKGGVWNTIEQNMPERYNDAMKRNPTGRMATPQEIASAAVFLASPVSGFTTGSNLVVDGAISNRVNF
- a CDS encoding CoA transferase, producing MQSPAEILSGIWTAAGGDAAALARVRLTGEEPQIPSSFRVAIAGQTTIAAAGLAAAEIWRLRSGEAQDVSVDLRHAVAECRSERYLRVDDKPPPPAWDAIAGVYRTGDNRFVRCHTNFPHHRDAVCKVLGCEPAREKVQAVLMQWKGEDFETAAYAAGGVVALMRSYDEWSALPQARALAELPLVSIEKIGEAPPKPWPQRPPKGDRPLAGLRVLDLSRVIAGPVAGRTLAAHGADVLLVSGPALPAIPWLTVDTGRGKLTTFIELKSEAGRAQMRALLKDADIFSQGYRPRALAALGFTPEDAATINPGIVYVTLSAYGHAGPWAERRGFDSLVQTTTGFNHAEGQAAGIDGPKELPAQMLDHATGYLMAFGAMMAKACQAREGGSWHVRVSLAQTGRWLWNLGRLENGLNTPDITGEAVHAAFIESMPSGFGTLKAVRHSALLSKTPAQWSRPAMPLGSHPAEWPVTS
- a CDS encoding efflux RND transporter periplasmic adaptor subunit, translating into MVVENTKRLQVLTKQRVITSVVLLALAGAGAYGFLHAGAKEKSHSEISSQSRRNAQNFTPTPSEWATLTIEPVKAKTFRAEYVTEGKVAVDEDRSTPVFSPYAGRVTKLLAKPGEVLKQGQPLFTIEAADTVQAQNDFIAAMSSQNKAKSAIDLADIQFKRAKDLYEGHAIPLKDYQQAEATQVQAQNDMRSSATALEAARNKLRILGFTDQTIKAFQDKGVINPEVTIYSPIAGTVVQRKIGPGQYVNSGASDPVFVVGDLSSVWLTAFVRESDAAAVCVGQDITVNVMALPGRPLTAKVNYVAAAIDPNTRRLLVRATIDNKDGLLKPEMFANVTIYSSGDRAAPAVPKQALIYEADKVRLWVARDDKSVELREIKIGLINGNLVEVTSNLKPGEQVVTKGSLFIDRAASGS
- a CDS encoding efflux RND transporter permease subunit, with translation MDRLVALAVNRRFLMVGMFVAVLIGGLIAFNQLNIEAYPDPTPPMVDIVTQSPGLSAEEIERYITIPIETQVAGLKNLTTIRTISLYGLSDVKLQFSFAYTYDEALQQVLNRLAQLAPLPGNVQPQISPLSPIGEIFRYRLVGPPNYSVLDLKTIQDWILQRRFRAVPGVIDVTGWGGKSKTYELQVDFNKLVANGLTLPQLLQAVGNSNVNVGGNTVNIGQQSAVVRGVGLIRSIDDLANTMVSQTNGNPVLVKDVATVTVGQKPRLGIAGLDEADDIVQGIVLMRRGEQSSPTIKRVHQLVQTINDSSILPPGVRIERIYDRGDLIDLTTHTVLHNMVIGILLIVLLQWIFLGDLRSALIVGATIPFALFFAVIILVLRGESANLLSVGAIDFGLIVDATVIMVEAIFRRLTQTTPMSESEQMSSETLFGMKSHAILSAAADVSRSIFFAAAIIIAAFLPLFTLSGVEGNIFGPMARTYAYALAGGLLATFTVTPALSSIILPAHVRETETRVMLILHRIYMPVLHWAVANRGIMLGGAFGLVLMTVALSRLLGLEFLPKLEEGNLWIRATLPPTISLQEGNSYVNEMRKVIRARPEVESVVSQHGRPDDGTDAAGFFNAEFFAPLKPASQWPGTRDKEELTAQLLKQLDDRFPGVEFNFSQYLQDNVSEAVSGVKGENSIKLFGSDLQALTDTANKIKSVLATVQGVTDLAVFTSLGQPTIQIDINRAKAARYGLAPGDINATIKVAIGGDTAGDIYEAGSDRHFPIIVRLAPEFRRSAEAIQNLRIGAPGPNGTVTQIPLSEVATISLVSGAAYIYREQQERYLPIKFSVRERDLGSAIREAQQKIADQVQLPPGAHMDWVGEFGNLQDAIRRLSIVVPISLALIGVLLWFNFGSMTDTLLAMSVIPMAIFGGVLGLLITGTAFSVSAAIGFIALFGIAVMDGIIILSQFNQLIEEGMDRMSAVIRTGELQLRPVLMTCVVAGIGLLPAALSEGIGSQVQKPLAVVVVTGMMLAPVVILVTLPVLISFFSRRAR